A part of Amphiprion ocellaris isolate individual 3 ecotype Okinawa chromosome 16, ASM2253959v1, whole genome shotgun sequence genomic DNA contains:
- the LOC129350812 gene encoding uncharacterized protein LOC129350812 — protein sequence MSCRQVTVFQVDVDEMYESPTWDACYAVRSTETPFSVDIDLPPPATESAGGSDLIPEDPVDAEDKEDRLSTPSPVDQGSHAASWSSSQISGRTRSVTPTHLRARRARRAAASQPNRGQGYNRSRAPVSTGHGCVCCCCSQRRYSQGRSVTRRYRSRRYVSSSCMPSAALWEHLPVVIQPTRWYQVVGRMPCGYCKSQGRHKMTSWICQRCEVPLCLMPYRNCYTKWHAQIC from the exons ATGTCATGTAGACAGGTGACCGTTTTTCAGGTGGATGTGGATGAAATGTATGAAAGTCCCACATGGGATGCTTGCTACGCTGTCCGCTCCACAGAGACACCGTTCTCCGTGGACATCGACCTGCCTCCACCAGCCACGGAATCCGCGGGGGGATCCGA TTTGATTCCAGAGGATCCTGTAGATGCTGAGGATAAGGAAGACAGGCTTTCTACTCCTTCCCCTGTGGATCAGGGATCCCATGCAGCATCCTGGTCATCATCTCAAATATCTGGGAGGACAAGATCTGTCACCCCTACCCACCTGCGAGCCCGAAGAGCTAGGAGAGCTGCTGCATCACAGCCCAACAGAGGTCAAGGCTACAATCGATCAAGAGCACCTGTTTCTACGGGACACGggtgtgtctgctgctgctgcagccaaagaaGATACAGTCAAGGACGATCTGTGACAAGGAGATACAGGTCAAGAAGATATGTGTCAAGTAGTTGCATGCCAAGTGCAGCATTATGGGAGCACCTACCTGTAGTCATCCAGCCTACCAGGTGGTACCAGGTTGTTGGGAGGATGCCATGTGGCTACTGCAAATCCCAGGGCAGGCACAAGATGACGTCTTGGATATGCCAGAGATGTGAGGTGCCCCTGTGTCTGATGCCATACAGAAACTGCTACACCAAGTGGCATGCCCAGATATGTTGA